The following coding sequences lie in one Sorghum bicolor cultivar BTx623 chromosome 6, Sorghum_bicolor_NCBIv3, whole genome shotgun sequence genomic window:
- the LOC8082530 gene encoding putative receptor-like protein kinase At4g00960, which produces MASPDPRTVFLVFIVILAIVVIILLGICWKFLKPDIMRKLLRPRSPGSDVPEYFSSNMSGNLRTITYFDYATLKKATRDFNQKNQLGRGGFGPVYLGKLDDGRKVAVKQLSVGKSGQGESEFFVEVNMITSIQHKNLVRLVGCCSEGSQRLLVYEFMKNKSLDKILFGGDDSPFLNWKTRHQIIIGIARGMQYLHEESNLRIVHRDIKASNILLDDKFQPKIGDFGLARFFPEDQTYLSTAFAGTLGYTAPEYAIRGELTVKADTYSFGVLVLEIVSSRKNTDLNLPNEMQYLPEHAWRLYEQSKILELVDPKVQAEGLDEKEVQQVCQIALLCVQPYPNLRPAMSDVVLMLTMKGDQSIPAPMKPAFLDRKNLKDKNVASDTAMEMRSASYWMNTPSPMVDKPYDMSCGI; this is translated from the exons ATGGCATCTCCAGACCCTCGGACGGTCTTCCTCGTCTTCATCGTCATTCTCGCCATTGTCGTTATAATCCTGCTTGGTATCTGCTGGAAATTCCTCAAACCAGACATCATGAGGAAGCTGCTGCGGCCAAGAAGCCCTGGTTCAG ATGTTCCTGAGTACTTCAGCAGCAACATGAGCGGAAACCTCCGGACGATCACCTACTTCGACTATGCCACCCTGAAGAAGGCCACCAGGGATTTCAACCAGAAAAACCAGCTTGGCAGAGGAGGCTTTGGGCCTGTATATCTA GGAAAACTAGACGACGGCAGGAAAGTTGCAGTGAAGCAGCTCAGCGTCGGCAAGTCTGGACAGGGCGAGTCAGAGTTCTTCGTCGAAGTTAACATGATCACAAGCATCCAGCACAAGAACCTCGTGCGCCTGGTGGGGTGCTGCTCCGAGGGGTCGCAGCGGCTGCTGGTGTACGAGTTCATGAAGAACAAGAGCTTGGACAAGATACTGTTTG GGGGTGATGACTCGCCGTTTCTGAACTGGAAAACCAGGCACCAGATCATCATCGGCATCGCTCGAGGCATGCAGTACCTTCACGAGGAGTCAAACCTGAGGATCGTTCACCGCGACATCAAGGCCAGCAACATCCTCCTGGACGACAAGTTCCAGCCCAAGATCGGCGACTTTGGCTTGGCCAGGTTCTTCCCCGAGGACCAGACATACCTCAGCACTGCGTTTGCCGGCACTTT GGGTTACACTGCGCCTGAATACGCCATCAGAGGGGAGCTCACGGTAAAAGCCGATACCTACAGCTTCGGCgtgctggtgctcgagatcgtcAGCAGCAGGAAGAACACGGACCTAAATCTTCCAAACGAGATGCAGTACCTCCCAGAACAC GCATGGCGGCTCTACGAGCAGTCCAAGATCCTGGAGCTCGTGGACCCGAAGGTGCAGGCCGAGGGGCTCGACGAGAAGGAGGTCCAGCAGGTGTGCCAGATCGCGCTGCTGTGCGTGCAGCCGTACCCGAACCTCCGGCCGGCCATGTCGGACGTCGTGCTGATGCTGACGATGAAGGGCGACCAGTCCATCCCGGCGCCCATGAAGCCGGCGTTCCTCGACCGGAAGAACCTCAAGGACAAGAACGTCGCGTCGGACACGGCGATGGAGATGAGGTCGGCGTCCTACTGGATGAACACGCCGTCGCCCATGGTGGACAAGCCGTACGACATGAGCTGTGGCATCTAG